The Streptomyces durmitorensis genome contains the following window.
CTGGCCGATGTCGGCGTGCTTGCCGTCCCGCAGCGCGATGGACGCGAGGACCTCGGCCGTGCAGCAGATGACGGGCGCGTCGGAGTTCACGGACGCGTCGCCGGTCAGCATGCCGACGTTCTCGGTGCCGAAGAGCTTGCACAGGTCGAAGAACTTCTCCGACACCAGCGCCTTGATCGGCGCGGTGTAGAAGGTGACCTTGTCCTGGGCCAGCGCCGTGAAGTGTGCACCCGCCGCGACCAGGCTCTTTCCGGAGCCGGTCGGCGTGGACAAGATCACGTTGGCTCCGGAGACCACCTCGATCAGCGCCTCCTCCTGAGCCGGATAGAGAGTGATCCCCTGACCCTCGGCCCACGAGGAGAAGGCTTCGAAGAGAGCATCGGGGTCGGCATCCGGCGGCAGCTGATCAATAAGTGTCACACCCCCATCTTGCCTTCCTTCTCACCCGATGAGGGAACCGGCGGTTCGTACGAAGATCACGAACGCTACGCTGTGTCGCCAACGGGGCGTCAGTACAACGAAAATGAGGCGGGGAACAGCCATGATGGGTCCGGCACACTCACTGTCGGGGGCGGCGGCCTGGCTCGGCGTCGGAGCGGCCGCGGCGGCGGCGGGGCACACGATGCCCTGGCCGGTTCTCCTCGTCGGAGCCTTGATCTGCGCCGGGGCCGCGCTCGCACCCGACCTCGACCACAAATCGGCGACCATCTCGCGGGCCTTCGGGCCGGTCTCCCGAGGCCTGTGCGAGATCGTCGACAAGCTCTCGGCGGCCGTCTACAAGGCCACCCGCAAGCAGGGCGACCCGCGCCGTGCGGGCGGTCACCGCACCCTCACGCACACCTGGCTGTGGGCGGTCCTCATCGGGGCGGGGGCCTCGGGCCTGGCCATCTTCGGCGGCCGCTGGGCGGTCCTCGCGCTGCTCTTCGTCCACATGGTCCTCGCCATCGAAGGCCTGCTGTGGCGGGCCGCGCGCGGATCGAGCAGCGACGTGCTGGTGTGGCTGCTCGCCGCGACGAGCGCCTGGATCCTGGCCGGAGTCCTGGACAAGCCCGGGAACGGCGCGGACTGGCTGTTCACCGCGCCGGGCCAGGAGTACCTGTGGCTGGGGCTTCCGATCGTGCTCGGCGCCCTGGTGCACGACATCGGGGACGCGCTCACGGTCTCCGGCTGCCCGATCCTGTGGCCCATCCCCATCGGCCGCAAGCGCTGGTACCCCATCGGGCCGCCGAAGCTGATGCGGTTCAGGGCGGGCAGCTGGATCGAGCTGAAGGTGCTGATGCCGGCCTTCATGCTGCTCGGGGGAGTGGGCGGCGCGGCCGCGCTCAACTTCATCTGAGGGCGGGTCCCGCCTGCGGACAGGAGGAGCGCCGGTCCGGCAGACGTGCGGGACCGGCGGTCCCGATGCGGGGTGAGGCTTCAGCGCCGTGCGTGGCGGATCTTCAGCCGTCCGAACCCCATGGCCCCGGAGATCCGGATTTTCGGCCCGCCCGGCCTGTCCGGGCGGGACCGCCGCGAGGGCTTGTAGCGCGCGTCCTTCCAGTCCGTGCGCAGCTCCTCGATCTCGACGATCGCGTCGCGAGGAACCGTGATCCGGGCCTTGCCGGAGCCGAGTTGCAGCTCGATGTCGACCACCGGATGCTCGAAGACCGCCTGAGACAGGTCCAGGTGCACGCTTCCGAACGCGGACTCGACCTTGAGGGTGCGCGGCACCCGCCAGGCGCCGCGCCGCTGGATCCGTCCGGCGGCGGCGCCAATCGTGGACGTCGTGCCAGGCTTCTCTGCCGGGAGCGAGGCCAAGGCCGCCACGAGCTCGCCGTGGGTCTCGACGGTGAGCACCTGGTGGAGGCGCTCGTCCATCTCCTCGTGCGGGACGTGACCTTCGGCGTACGCCTCCTGCAGGCGCAGCACGGCCTTGTCACGGTCGTCTTCGGTGATACGTGGCGGCGGGTCGTCCGGCAGGCGGGTCACCGGTTCACTCTAGTGTTCGTACCGGCGAGGTCTAGATGGCGAGCTTTACATAGTGAGGTCCCTGTGCCTCAGACGTACCCGGCAAGACCGTCCGCCAGCGCCTCCTCGTCACCGTCGCGCAGCGCGGCCAGGGCCTGCTGCAAGGCGAAGCTGCCGCGGATCGTGGCGGCACGTGCGGCCACCTCGTTGTCTGTGACCGCTCCACCCTCGTCCGTGGCGACCCCTCCTTCGGCCGTCGACGAGCCGCCCAGCGTGAGCATCCCTGCCAGCACCCGGTCCAGTACGTCACCGCCGCAGCTGGCGCCCACCGCCGCGAGGTCCTCCGCCGGATCGCCGAGCGCGACCTCGTCCCAGTCGACGACCCCGCTGAGCCGTGGCCACCCCTCGGCGTCGTCCCACAGCACGTTCTCGCCGCCGAGGTCGCCGTGCACCAGCGCCCCGGTGACGTGGGGAAGG
Protein-coding sequences here:
- a CDS encoding DUF1707 SHOCT-like domain-containing protein, with protein sequence MTRLPDDPPPRITEDDRDKAVLRLQEAYAEGHVPHEEMDERLHQVLTVETHGELVAALASLPAEKPGTTSTIGAAAGRIQRRGAWRVPRTLKVESAFGSVHLDLSQAVFEHPVVDIELQLGSGKARITVPRDAIVEIEELRTDWKDARYKPSRRSRPDRPGGPKIRISGAMGFGRLKIRHARR
- a CDS encoding metal-dependent hydrolase; the protein is MMGPAHSLSGAAAWLGVGAAAAAAGHTMPWPVLLVGALICAGAALAPDLDHKSATISRAFGPVSRGLCEIVDKLSAAVYKATRKQGDPRRAGGHRTLTHTWLWAVLIGAGASGLAIFGGRWAVLALLFVHMVLAIEGLLWRAARGSSSDVLVWLLAATSAWILAGVLDKPGNGADWLFTAPGQEYLWLGLPIVLGALVHDIGDALTVSGCPILWPIPIGRKRWYPIGPPKLMRFRAGSWIELKVLMPAFMLLGGVGGAAALNFI